From the genome of Desmodus rotundus isolate HL8 chromosome 2, HLdesRot8A.1, whole genome shotgun sequence, one region includes:
- the PTTG1IP gene encoding pituitary tumor-transforming gene 1 protein-interacting protein, whose amino-acid sequence MGSGWICWQNLRWGLPFGCATLLLLLLPTAAGQKSPGVACSQNTNRTCQECLKNVSCLWCNTDNTCLDYPVTKILPPASLCKLSSARWGVCWVNFEALIIAMSVIGGLILLAVAMCCCYCCCGKKKSRKPDKSEEKAMREQEERRIRQEERRAEMKSRHDEIRKKYGLFKEENPYARFENN is encoded by the exons ATGGGGTCCGGCTGGATTTGCTGGCAGAACTTGCGCTGGGGGCTGCCTTTTGGCTGCGCCacgctgctcctgctgctcctcccgACGGCCGCGGGGCAGAAGTCTCCCGGAGTGG CTTGTTCCCAGAACACAAACCGGACCTGTCAAGAGTGCCTGAAAAATGTCTCT tgtCTTTGGTGCAACACTGACAACACATGCCTGGACTACCCGGTGACAAAAATCTTGCCACCTGCATCTCTTTGTAAGCTGAGCTCTGCACGTTGGGGCGTTTGCTGGG TGAACTTTGAGGCGCTGATTATCGCCATGTCAGTGATTGGGGGCCTCATTCTCCTGGCGGTCGCCAtgtgctgctgctactgctgctgcggGAAGAAGAAGAGCCGGAAGCCAGACAAAAGCGAGGAGAAGGCCATGAGggagcaggaagagaggaggatACGGCAGGAAGAAAG gagaGCAGAGATGAAGTCAAGGCATgatgaaatcaggaaaaaatatg GtttgtttaaagaagaaaacccGTATGCCAGATttgaaaacaactag